From Qingrenia yutianensis, the proteins below share one genomic window:
- a CDS encoding J domain-containing protein has translation MKNPYEVLGVKEGASDEEIKKAYRELVKKYHPDKYVNNPLADLAAEKMKEINDAYDALTKGGNNSGYSSGNTENYTNFNAVRTAINAGNLADAERLLNQMSDRGAQWHYLYGVICLRRGFYDMARSHFDRACSLDPSNAEYQNARNSMNNGFNTYRNMGNANGYPAGGCSTCDMCQGLLCADCCCECMGGDLIPCC, from the coding sequence ATGAAAAATCCTTATGAGGTTTTGGGCGTGAAAGAGGGAGCGAGCGACGAGGAAATCAAAAAAGCGTACCGCGAGCTTGTGAAAAAATATCACCCCGACAAATATGTGAACAATCCGCTTGCCGACCTTGCGGCGGAAAAAATGAAAGAAATTAACGACGCTTACGACGCGCTGACAAAAGGCGGAAACAACAGCGGATATTCGTCGGGAAATACGGAAAATTACACAAATTTCAACGCTGTCCGTACGGCGATAAATGCGGGAAATCTTGCCGACGCGGAAAGACTTTTGAACCAAATGTCCGACCGCGGTGCGCAGTGGCACTATCTTTACGGCGTCATTTGCTTAAGGCGCGGTTTTTACGATATGGCGCGCAGTCATTTTGACCGTGCCTGTTCGCTCGACCCGTCCAACGCAGAGTATCAAAATGCGCGCAACAGTATGAATAACGGATTTAACACCTACCGAAATATGGGCAATGCGAACGGCTATCCGGCAGGCGGCTGCTCAACGTGCGATATGTGCCAGGGACTTTTGTGCGCCGACTGTTGCTGTGAGTGTATGGGAGGAGATTTAATTCCGTGCTGTTAG
- a CDS encoding PD-(D/E)XK nuclease family protein, with translation MALNFIYGVSGSGKTQYVFENIIKNEKRRVLVVVPEQFTHETERRILKEYGSISKFGIDVLSFERIGARVFADSGMRRTEHLTTVGKGVIVSKILNDTELSYYKNSVQNSGFTRLCADTLSEFKKYGISPEQLKSASDKEQNGILKAKTEDFYRLFRAYKDTLGEKYTDSDDILEITLSALEKSDFFKNTVVVFDEFSSFIPAEINIIKKIADDAEEVYITLCTNTLVCDEMTKTSLFAPTVITADKLIRACVDGKITVGKKIYLKEQKKHKNTKMLSVLNDALCENKFNCGSIINDEIKLFYDQNPHCEVENTAKEILHLTRDFGYRYNEIGIICANLPEYSALVKNIFSEYNLPCFIDEKKDALSHRIMLFVLGALDIYIENYSYESVFSFLRMGFGNLTDYEIDVLENYVLAQNVKKNAWLNGEKWEHTLKIHKNKKPSSEKFIADVNSAREKFIGTIKPFHDSIKGRKKAEYVVRALYSYLENCGFFGAVKEKIENFEKENDTKNAKEYLAAATSLVNAMDEIVLHLGGKTVNVREFKNILYSAFSMQKQGYVPYSADAIVVGNADRTVSQGIKALFIIGAVDGSFPTPKNKNGIFADNERDMLAKNGVELSETGKTKAFYNKFLLYNCVCAPEKLLYISFPVCDSASKALRPAFVFSTLKKIFPNIEITTRDCKDESETDKITLAEPAAEYFIEAVKSGKEPLLWSAYYAYLIENNPERAERIKSFFSYTPTEVKISKMLIERIFGDEIFSSVSKLQTYRSCEFMYFLKYVLKLEEREIFSLNAADVGTFVHMVFENICKNIEADKTDFAAADDEYIKEKIAYYINSEIAKIKTETPDSENRSIFIIKRLADAVFSCFDILKFHIINSSFIPLGYEIAFGKDGAASFDIETENGKKVHLMGIIDRADKFETDSGTFVRIIDYKTGSKTFSLSNMFYGLDIQLMVYLSALTEPRADYKKAGALYFKFDDYIYKAKTRGEMDKSYEKMKSALKLKGLILDDKKVISAYDPTAVSRAKFADGEKFSLLSNHIKNGIKSLCERLFDGDFSIMPIHSQSGTPCAYCEYSAICKRDTASGTSEEIKTLKDEEVWEKLEADKNVD, from the coding sequence ATGGCATTAAATTTTATATACGGCGTTTCGGGCAGCGGAAAAACGCAGTATGTTTTTGAAAATATAATAAAAAACGAAAAACGGCGCGTTTTGGTTGTTGTGCCGGAGCAGTTTACGCACGAAACCGAGCGCAGAATTTTGAAAGAATACGGTTCAATCAGCAAATTCGGCATTGACGTTTTGTCGTTTGAACGAATAGGCGCGCGCGTTTTTGCGGACAGCGGAATGAGGCGAACCGAGCATTTAACAACCGTCGGCAAGGGCGTTATAGTGTCAAAAATTTTGAATGACACTGAGCTTTCGTATTATAAAAACTCTGTGCAAAACTCGGGATTTACACGGCTTTGTGCAGATACTTTGTCGGAATTTAAAAAATACGGCATTTCGCCCGAACAGTTGAAATCTGCCTCCGACAAAGAGCAAAACGGCATTTTAAAGGCAAAAACCGAGGATTTTTACCGTCTTTTCCGCGCATACAAAGATACGCTCGGCGAAAAATACACCGATTCGGACGATATTTTGGAAATAACGCTTTCCGCACTTGAAAAATCCGATTTTTTCAAAAACACGGTGGTTGTTTTCGATGAATTTTCAAGCTTTATCCCTGCGGAAATAAATATAATCAAAAAAATTGCAGATGATGCCGAAGAGGTTTACATAACTCTTTGCACAAACACGCTTGTTTGTGACGAAATGACAAAAACTTCGCTTTTTGCGCCGACCGTCATAACCGCGGACAAGCTTATCCGTGCGTGCGTTGACGGCAAAATCACAGTCGGCAAAAAGATATATTTAAAAGAACAAAAAAAGCACAAAAACACAAAAATGCTGTCGGTTTTAAATGATGCGCTTTGCGAGAATAAATTCAACTGCGGTAGTATTATAAATGATGAAATAAAGCTGTTTTACGACCAAAATCCGCATTGCGAGGTTGAAAACACCGCGAAAGAAATTTTGCATCTTACGCGCGATTTTGGTTACCGATATAACGAAATCGGCATTATCTGCGCAAATTTACCAGAATATTCGGCACTTGTAAAAAATATTTTTTCGGAGTACAATCTGCCGTGCTTTATCGACGAAAAGAAAGACGCATTGTCGCATCGAATTATGCTTTTTGTGCTGGGCGCGCTTGATATTTACATTGAAAATTACAGTTATGAATCGGTATTTTCGTTTTTGCGCATGGGATTTGGAAATTTGACCGACTATGAAATTGACGTGCTTGAAAATTACGTTCTTGCACAAAATGTCAAAAAAAATGCGTGGCTCAACGGCGAAAAATGGGAACATACGCTGAAAATACACAAAAATAAAAAGCCGTCAAGCGAAAAATTTATTGCCGACGTAAATTCTGCGCGCGAAAAATTTATCGGAACGATAAAACCGTTCCACGACAGCATAAAGGGAAGAAAAAAGGCGGAATATGTTGTCCGCGCGCTTTATTCATATCTTGAAAACTGCGGATTTTTCGGCGCGGTGAAGGAAAAAATCGAGAATTTTGAAAAAGAGAATGACACGAAAAACGCAAAAGAATATCTCGCGGCGGCGACGTCGCTTGTAAATGCAATGGACGAAATCGTTCTTCATCTCGGCGGAAAAACCGTGAATGTGCGCGAATTTAAAAACATTTTATACTCCGCGTTTTCTATGCAGAAACAGGGTTACGTTCCGTACAGCGCCGACGCAATAGTTGTCGGAAATGCCGACAGGACGGTGTCGCAGGGTATTAAAGCGCTGTTTATAATCGGTGCGGTTGACGGAAGTTTTCCGACACCGAAAAACAAAAACGGTATTTTTGCCGACAATGAGCGCGATATGCTCGCAAAAAACGGCGTTGAGCTTTCGGAAACAGGCAAGACAAAGGCATTTTACAATAAATTTTTGCTCTATAACTGCGTTTGCGCCCCCGAAAAACTTCTTTATATTTCGTTCCCCGTGTGCGACAGCGCGTCAAAAGCACTTCGTCCCGCGTTTGTTTTTTCGACGCTTAAAAAAATTTTCCCAAATATAGAAATTACAACGCGTGACTGCAAAGACGAGTCTGAAACCGACAAAATCACGCTTGCCGAGCCGGCCGCGGAATACTTTATAGAAGCGGTAAAATCGGGAAAAGAACCGCTTTTGTGGAGCGCATATTACGCTTATCTTATTGAAAACAATCCCGAAAGGGCAGAGAGAATAAAATCGTTTTTCAGCTATACACCGACCGAGGTTAAAATTTCAAAAATGCTTATTGAAAGAATTTTCGGCGATGAAATTTTTTCGTCGGTGTCAAAACTTCAAACCTACCGCAGCTGCGAATTTATGTATTTTTTAAAGTATGTTTTAAAGCTTGAAGAACGTGAAATTTTCTCGCTTAACGCGGCAGATGTCGGAACGTTTGTGCATATGGTTTTTGAAAACATCTGCAAAAATATCGAGGCGGACAAAACCGATTTTGCCGCGGCAGATGATGAATACATAAAAGAAAAAATCGCTTATTATATCAACAGCGAGATTGCAAAAATTAAAACCGAAACGCCGGATAGCGAAAACAGGAGTATTTTTATTATAAAACGCCTTGCCGACGCGGTTTTCTCGTGTTTTGATATTTTAAAATTCCACATAATAAATTCGAGTTTTATTCCGCTCGGATATGAAATTGCGTTCGGAAAAGACGGCGCGGCAAGCTTTGACATTGAAACCGAAAACGGCAAAAAGGTGCATCTTATGGGAATAATCGACCGCGCGGACAAGTTTGAAACCGACAGCGGTACGTTTGTGCGGATTATAGACTACAAAACCGGCAGCAAAACCTTCAGCCTTTCAAATATGTTTTACGGGCTGGATATTCAGCTTATGGTTTATCTTTCGGCGCTCACAGAACCGCGCGCAGATTACAAAAAAGCAGGCGCGCTTTATTTTAAATTTGACGACTACATTTACAAAGCGAAAACGCGCGGTGAAATGGATAAATCGTATGAAAAGATGAAAAGCGCGCTCAAACTCAAAGGGCTTATTTTGGACGATAAAAAAGTTATTTCGGCATACGATCCCACTGCGGTATCGCGCGCAAAGTTTGCCGATGGCGAAAAATTCAGCCTTTTGTCAAACCACATAAAAAACGGAATAAAGAGCCTTTGCGAAAGACTTTTTGACGGCGATTTTTCTATAATGCCGATTCATTCGCAAAGCGGTACACCGTGCGCGTACTGCGAATACAGCGCAATTTGCAAGCGTGACACAGCAAGCGGTACGTCAGAAGAAATCAAGACACTGAAGGACGAAGAAGTATGGGAGAAACTGGAGGCGGACAAAAATGTGGACTAA
- the addA gene encoding helicase-exonuclease AddAB subunit AddA — MWTNDQQNAIDAPVSNLLVTAAAGSGKTAVMAERIVKRILSGDGVDVDKLLVVTFTNAAASEIKERIHLKILEQLDKNGNSALLNRQLALIDNASICTIHSFCLKLIKENFNALGIDPDVKTGDTNQVARLLDTAVDNVFGSYYDENDENFLHLIKLYSPKTDKRFAEIIKMIYNFSRTMPSPEKWRKSLCETYADKKTEEHKKILFEKCKIALNHSVKLYEKIFAVFRNHDVTSALIDFVSAEKEFYVNLISRLGNWQNAFEYVQNTSFPRLSPKISKENDKTVMEEINALRTEAKEARKMCALVFDCGEDEIFSDFEKYTPYVQKLIEIVDKTDAEFVRLKREKNIIDFSDYEHLTLKILKNDDGTRSKLAEEISKNYAEIYVDEYQDCNEIQDEIFSLVSNGKNVFMVGDVKQSIYKFRDAAPMIFKNKIDTFSPFDKDNYNENVKIKLSKNFRSRKTVLDGVNVLFSKIMSDDVGEMNYTKDDFLYENENEFYGDDLYKKITVNVIEYEKNYVSEDDEETAEADKCTMEANFTAGEIERLVNDENAVVYDKSIGKKRRITYRDIVVLMRAKGDGAVFENAFSARGIPCFSESGGEYYETSEIKTLLCLAKVSLNPLDDIEITAVMRSGIYKFNDEELLTIRLCLKDTYFYDAMVKYAKLNSNKLAEKISNFLGELNRFSEAAKHMPSDEFFRLLVRKTDYLSYVGTLKNAGQKKANIRALFYKAECFEKTAYKGIFNFLRFVDDITLKKSDGDAPKIVSENDNVVRIMTIHKSKGLEFGAVFLCQCAKKINFRDTSGAILLHKSLGLGLNFVDYEKRFSYPAITKKAIAEKMTLETLSEEERILYVALTRAKEKLYISACTDNAQKKIENFNEILKLYNDTNNVPIVLTKGAKCYLDWIIPSLIRHFDENGDIFELNIIPSHTVEILDNAETTAETDFFGKFENVPNEFSDFVEKRLSYEYAYKSAQEFPSLLTVTELKRLLSENDDGYNIYEENILPSPEFLEEEKISAAHKGTLMHFAMQKIDFSDADSAGAVECQISKLCSDGLLTSAEAECIDCEKIVRFANSEIGEQIKNSAVCEREFSFKIPVKLSEIFDTGAQDVIIVQGAIDLFFEESDGSVVLIDYKTDRVKNAEKIREKYEIQLKFYKTALETILKKRVSKTMIYLFDTGEFI; from the coding sequence ATGTGGACTAACGACCAGCAAAATGCAATCGACGCGCCTGTGTCGAATTTACTTGTAACCGCCGCGGCAGGCTCGGGAAAAACAGCGGTTATGGCAGAGCGCATTGTAAAGCGTATTTTAAGCGGTGACGGCGTTGATGTTGACAAACTTCTTGTTGTGACATTCACCAACGCGGCGGCATCCGAGATTAAAGAACGAATACACCTGAAAATTTTGGAACAGCTCGATAAAAACGGAAATTCCGCACTTTTAAACCGACAGCTTGCTCTTATTGATAACGCGTCAATTTGCACAATTCACAGCTTTTGCCTCAAACTTATAAAAGAAAATTTTAACGCGCTCGGGATTGACCCGGACGTAAAAACAGGCGATACAAATCAGGTTGCACGGCTTCTTGATACGGCGGTTGACAACGTTTTCGGCAGTTATTACGATGAAAACGACGAAAATTTTCTTCATCTTATAAAGCTTTATTCACCCAAGACGGACAAAAGGTTTGCCGAGATTATAAAAATGATTTATAATTTTTCGCGCACTATGCCGTCACCGGAAAAGTGGCGTAAATCACTTTGCGAAACGTATGCGGACAAAAAAACAGAAGAACACAAGAAAATTTTGTTTGAAAAATGCAAAATTGCGCTCAATCATTCGGTAAAGCTTTACGAGAAAATATTTGCTGTATTCAGAAATCACGATGTAACAAGCGCGCTGATTGATTTTGTTTCAGCCGAAAAAGAATTTTACGTCAATCTGATTAGCAGGCTCGGCAACTGGCAAAATGCGTTTGAATACGTGCAAAACACCTCATTTCCGCGCCTTTCACCGAAAATTTCAAAAGAAAATGACAAAACGGTTATGGAGGAGATAAACGCCCTGCGCACCGAGGCAAAGGAAGCGCGGAAGATGTGTGCCCTGGTTTTCGACTGCGGTGAGGACGAAATTTTTTCCGATTTTGAAAAATACACTCCGTATGTTCAAAAGCTTATCGAAATTGTTGACAAAACCGATGCGGAATTTGTGCGTTTGAAACGCGAAAAAAACATTATAGATTTTTCGGACTACGAGCATTTGACGCTTAAAATTCTCAAAAATGACGACGGCACGCGTTCAAAGCTCGCAGAGGAAATTTCAAAAAATTACGCTGAAATTTACGTTGACGAGTATCAGGACTGCAACGAAATTCAGGACGAAATTTTTTCACTTGTGTCAAACGGGAAAAATGTTTTTATGGTGGGTGATGTAAAACAGAGCATATATAAATTCCGCGATGCCGCGCCGATGATTTTCAAAAACAAAATTGACACTTTTTCGCCGTTTGACAAGGACAATTATAACGAAAACGTCAAAATAAAATTAAGTAAAAATTTCAGAAGCCGAAAAACCGTTCTGGACGGCGTTAACGTGCTTTTTTCAAAGATTATGTCAGATGACGTCGGCGAAATGAACTATACAAAAGACGATTTTCTTTATGAAAACGAGAACGAATTTTACGGCGATGATTTATATAAAAAAATTACGGTAAACGTTATTGAGTACGAAAAAAATTATGTTTCGGAGGACGACGAAGAAACCGCCGAGGCGGACAAATGCACCATGGAGGCGAATTTCACCGCAGGCGAAATCGAAAGACTTGTAAATGACGAAAACGCAGTTGTTTACGACAAAAGCATCGGCAAAAAAAGACGCATCACATACCGCGATATTGTGGTTTTAATGCGTGCAAAAGGCGACGGCGCGGTGTTTGAAAATGCCTTTTCGGCGCGCGGAATACCGTGTTTTTCCGAGAGCGGAGGCGAATATTACGAAACGAGCGAAATAAAAACGCTTTTATGCCTTGCAAAAGTGTCGTTAAATCCGCTTGACGATATTGAAATCACGGCAGTTATGCGTTCTGGAATTTACAAATTCAACGACGAAGAACTTCTCACAATCAGGCTTTGCCTTAAAGATACGTATTTTTACGACGCAATGGTGAAGTATGCAAAATTAAATTCCAATAAGCTTGCCGAAAAAATTTCAAACTTTTTGGGTGAGCTCAATAGATTTTCCGAGGCGGCAAAACATATGCCGTCGGACGAGTTTTTTCGCTTGCTCGTGCGCAAAACCGACTATTTAAGCTATGTCGGAACACTCAAAAACGCCGGGCAGAAAAAGGCAAATATCCGCGCGCTTTTCTACAAAGCCGAATGTTTTGAAAAGACAGCGTACAAAGGAATTTTCAATTTTTTGCGCTTTGTTGACGATATAACGCTAAAAAAATCCGACGGCGATGCACCGAAAATTGTCAGCGAAAACGATAATGTTGTGCGGATAATGACAATTCACAAAAGCAAAGGTCTGGAATTCGGGGCGGTATTTTTGTGCCAGTGTGCAAAAAAAATCAATTTCCGCGACACGAGCGGTGCAATTCTCTTGCACAAAAGCCTCGGACTGGGCCTTAATTTTGTCGATTACGAAAAGAGATTTTCATATCCCGCAATTACAAAAAAGGCCATTGCCGAGAAAATGACGCTTGAAACCTTGTCGGAGGAGGAGCGTATTTTGTACGTTGCCTTAACGCGCGCAAAAGAAAAGCTTTACATAAGCGCGTGCACCGACAATGCGCAAAAGAAAATTGAAAATTTCAATGAAATTTTAAAGCTTTACAACGATACAAATAATGTTCCGATTGTGCTTACAAAAGGCGCAAAATGCTATCTTGACTGGATTATTCCGTCGCTTATCAGACATTTTGACGAAAACGGCGATATTTTTGAATTAAACATAATTCCGTCACACACGGTAGAAATTCTCGATAATGCCGAAACAACGGCGGAAACCGATTTTTTCGGCAAGTTTGAAAATGTACCGAACGAGTTTTCCGATTTTGTTGAAAAAAGGCTTTCGTACGAATACGCATACAAATCAGCACAGGAATTTCCGTCATTGCTCACGGTTACAGAATTAAAGCGCTTGCTATCCGAAAACGACGACGGATACAATATATATGAAGAAAATATTTTGCCGTCGCCCGAATTTTTGGAAGAAGAAAAAATTTCAGCGGCGCATAAAGGTACGCTTATGCACTTTGCAATGCAGAAAATCGATTTTTCGGACGCAGACAGCGCCGGCGCGGTGGAGTGCCAAATTTCAAAGCTTTGCAGTGACGGACTTTTGACCTCCGCTGAGGCAGAATGTATCGACTGTGAAAAAATCGTTCGTTTTGCAAATTCCGAAATAGGGGAGCAAATCAAAAATTCTGCCGTGTGCGAGAGGGAGTTTTCGTTTAAAATTCCCGTTAAGTTGAGTGAAATTTTTGACACCGGCGCACAGGACGTTATAATCGTTCAAGGTGCGATTGACCTGTTTTTCGAGGAAAGCGACGGCTCGGTTGTGCTGATTGACTATAAAACCGACCGTGTGAAAAATGCAGAAAAGATACGTGAAAAATACGAAATTCAGCTCAAATTCTATAAAACCGCGCTTGAAACAATTTTAAAAAAGCGTGTTTCCAAAACGATGATTTATTTGTTTGATACAGGCGAATTTATATAA
- a CDS encoding NCS2 family permease, with the protein MEKLFKLKENGTTVKREIIAGITTFLAMAYILAVNPSYLGNIEGATPAAIFSATAISAAIATLCMAFFANYPVALASGMGLNAFFAFTVCGAMGYSYQVALTAVFIEGIIFMILSLFKFREALVNKIPENLKFGITAGIGLFITIIAMINAGIVVNNDATLVGLGNLASPQVVLAIVGLIIIGVLHHFKVTGDILIGIIATWVLGIISELCGWYVVNPEAGIYSLIPSFTSASFAAPVFCNFDFGFIGKHFLEFAVVTFTFLYTDIFDTVGTLIGVAEKADLLDKDGRLPKAGGALMADAVGTVVGACLGTSTVTSYVESSAGVSAGGRTGLTSVVTAILFLLSLVLSPIFLAIPSFATAPAMIFVGLLMLTSIKNVSFDGDVADTIGAFLAIVVMPFTYSIATGIMFGLISWVVLKILTGKAKDISAVMWISVALFVLYIITLVA; encoded by the coding sequence ATGGAAAAGTTATTCAAACTTAAGGAAAACGGCACGACCGTTAAGCGCGAAATTATCGCCGGTATTACCACATTCTTGGCAATGGCGTACATTCTCGCGGTTAACCCGAGTTATCTCGGAAATATCGAGGGCGCAACTCCTGCGGCTATTTTCTCGGCAACTGCCATTTCCGCAGCTATTGCTACACTTTGTATGGCGTTTTTCGCAAACTATCCGGTAGCGCTTGCTTCGGGTATGGGTCTTAACGCTTTTTTTGCGTTCACCGTTTGCGGTGCTATGGGTTACAGCTATCAGGTTGCTTTGACTGCTGTATTTATCGAAGGTATAATCTTTATGATACTTTCGCTCTTTAAATTCAGAGAAGCGCTTGTTAACAAAATCCCCGAAAACCTCAAATTCGGTATCACAGCAGGTATCGGTCTTTTCATCACTATAATTGCGATGATTAACGCAGGTATCGTTGTAAACAACGACGCAACATTGGTAGGACTCGGAAATCTTGCATCTCCGCAGGTTGTTTTGGCAATCGTTGGTCTTATCATTATCGGCGTTCTTCACCACTTCAAGGTTACGGGCGACATTCTTATCGGTATTATCGCAACTTGGGTTTTGGGCATAATTTCAGAGCTTTGCGGCTGGTACGTTGTAAACCCCGAAGCAGGCATATATTCGCTTATTCCGTCGTTTACATCTGCAAGCTTTGCGGCACCTGTTTTCTGCAATTTCGATTTCGGATTTATCGGAAAACACTTCTTGGAATTTGCTGTTGTAACTTTCACATTCCTTTATACAGATATTTTTGACACAGTCGGCACACTTATCGGTGTTGCAGAAAAAGCAGATCTCCTTGACAAAGACGGCAGACTTCCCAAAGCGGGCGGTGCTCTCATGGCAGACGCGGTCGGCACAGTTGTCGGCGCTTGCCTCGGTACATCTACCGTAACAAGCTACGTTGAATCGAGCGCAGGTGTTTCGGCAGGCGGAAGAACAGGTCTTACATCGGTTGTAACGGCAATTTTGTTCCTTCTCTCGCTTGTTTTGTCACCGATATTCCTTGCAATTCCTTCGTTTGCAACTGCTCCGGCTATGATTTTCGTAGGTCTTTTGATGCTCACATCAATCAAAAACGTTTCGTTTGACGGTGATGTTGCGGACACAATCGGTGCATTTTTGGCAATCGTTGTAATGCCGTTTACATATTCAATCGCAACCGGTATTATGTTCGGTCTTATCTCGTGGGTTGTTCTTAAAATCCTCACGGGCAAAGCAAAAGATATTTCCGCAGTTATGTGGATTTCTGTTGCATTGTTTGTACTTTATATCATTACGCTCGTTGCTTAA
- a CDS encoding phosphoribosyltransferase family protein → MNSYYELNIAGIKRNLPLCKVNDKLYIAAFVMFGDVELTKVCAEELLKIAPEHDIMITAESKGIPLLYEMARQSGVNNYLLARKGPKLYMQDIITVDVDSITTEKKQILCISGADAESMRGKRVLIVDDVISTGESLAALSKLVETAGGNIVGKMAVLAEGDAIERHDITCLAPLPLFDENGNAL, encoded by the coding sequence ATGAATTCCTACTATGAGCTTAATATAGCAGGTATAAAAAGAAATTTACCGCTTTGTAAGGTTAACGATAAATTGTATATCGCCGCATTTGTAATGTTCGGCGATGTTGAGCTTACAAAGGTTTGTGCCGAGGAGCTTTTGAAAATTGCTCCCGAGCACGATATTATGATTACGGCTGAATCAAAGGGTATTCCGCTTCTTTACGAAATGGCGCGCCAGTCGGGTGTTAATAATTATCTTCTTGCAAGAAAAGGTCCCAAACTTTATATGCAGGACATTATCACTGTTGACGTTGACTCGATTACCACCGAGAAAAAGCAGATTTTGTGCATAAGCGGTGCTGATGCCGAGTCTATGCGCGGAAAACGTGTACTTATCGTGGACGATGTTATCAGTACGGGCGAATCGCTTGCGGCTTTGTCAAAGCTTGTTGAAACGGCGGGCGGAAATATTGTCGGCAAAATGGCAGTCCTCGCAGAGGGCGACGCTATTGAAAGACACGATATAACCTGTCTTGCGCCGTTGCCTCTCTTTGATGAAAACGGTAACGCTTTATAA
- a CDS encoding EamA family transporter, whose translation MKLSYFLCIIANVVLIVLGQVLFKLGVGKEGMTFSVSGIFRLFTNGYIIFGLFTYVFSTLIWFYVLDNVNLSKAYPAQSLCYVLMAVVSAMFFKEKVGIKSIIGLVLIISGVIFSVNG comes from the coding sequence ATGAAACTTTCTTATTTTTTATGTATCATTGCAAATGTAGTTTTAATAGTTCTCGGGCAGGTTTTGTTTAAACTCGGCGTCGGCAAAGAGGGAATGACCTTTTCCGTAAGCGGAATTTTCCGCCTGTTTACCAACGGATATATAATTTTCGGGCTTTTTACTTACGTTTTTTCAACGTTGATTTGGTTTTATGTTCTCGACAACGTAAACTTAAGCAAGGCATATCCCGCGCAAAGCTTGTGTTATGTTCTTATGGCTGTGGTGTCGGCAATGTTTTTCAAAGAAAAAGTCGGCATAAAAAGCATAATCGGGCTGGTGCTCATAATTTCGGGCGTTATTTTTTCGGTAAACGGATAG
- a CDS encoding transporter substrate-binding domain-containing protein codes for MKKILSTVMALCLCAAMFTACGNKKVTLKILDTEYASEDYAICIAKENTELLDKVNAALDELTADGTAKKIVDKYISGTTNDLVFQANADGKDELHMATNAQFPPYEYYEGEKIVGIDAEMAAAIADKLDMKLVIDDMDFDAIITSVQQGKSDMGMAGMTVTEDRLKNINFSKSYATGIQSVIVPEGSKITSVDDLSADGAKYLIGTQKGTTGDTYAEDDFGAERVMKYASGNEAIQALVTGKVDCVIIDNEPAKAYVEANNK; via the coding sequence ATGAAGAAAATTCTAAGCACGGTTATGGCGCTTTGTCTTTGCGCCGCAATGTTTACCGCTTGCGGAAACAAAAAGGTAACGCTTAAAATTCTTGACACGGAATATGCGTCGGAAGATTACGCTATCTGCATTGCGAAGGAAAACACTGAGCTTTTGGATAAAGTCAATGCCGCTCTCGACGAATTGACAGCTGACGGCACTGCTAAAAAAATTGTTGACAAATACATCTCGGGCACTACAAACGACCTTGTTTTCCAGGCAAATGCAGACGGCAAGGATGAATTACATATGGCTACAAACGCGCAGTTCCCTCCGTATGAATACTACGAAGGTGAAAAAATTGTCGGTATCGACGCTGAAATGGCTGCCGCAATCGCGGACAAGCTTGATATGAAACTCGTTATCGACGATATGGACTTTGACGCAATCATCACTTCTGTTCAGCAGGGTAAATCCGATATGGGTATGGCAGGTATGACAGTTACGGAGGACAGACTTAAAAACATCAACTTCTCGAAATCGTATGCAACCGGTATTCAGTCTGTTATCGTTCCCGAAGGCAGCAAAATCACTTCTGTTGACGACCTTTCGGCTGACGGCGCAAAATATCTTATCGGTACACAGAAAGGCACAACGGGCGACACCTATGCAGAGGATGATTTCGGTGCTGAACGAGTTATGAAATATGCATCGGGCAACGAGGCTATTCAGGCGCTTGTTACCGGCAAAGTTGACTGCGTTATCATCGACAACGAGCCTGCAAAGGCATATGTTGAAGCAAACAACAAATAA